A DNA window from Melanotaenia boesemani isolate fMelBoe1 chromosome 6, fMelBoe1.pri, whole genome shotgun sequence contains the following coding sequences:
- the cnot3a gene encoding CCR4-NOT transcription complex subunit 3a isoform X2 yields MADKRKLQGEIDRCLKKVAEGVEQFEDIWQKLHNAANANQKEKYEADLKKEIKKLQRLRDQIKTWVASNEIKDKRQLVENRKLIETQMERFKVVERETKTKAYSKEGLGLAQKVDPAQREKEETGQWLTNTIDTLNMQVDQFESEVESLSVQTRKKKGDKEKQDRIEELKRLIERHRFHIRMLETILRMLDNDSVPVDAIQKIKDDVEYYIDSSQDPDFEENEFLYDDLDLEDIPAALVATSPSGQGNVEDDMYLHSSSTPTSTTSSSPIPPSPATCTASPVKNGTPSLLSSFSSSTTSGSSSSSSLISMASVVGGIPAVPTSSSLIGSFSSAVQQHQHQSAQQQQQSQPLNQSQQQQQQQPPQAKPVPSNTPSPPSNPLLHTSTAPSLPTPSTPSSSAPNAQSQPTSGPSSATSLGLGLGLGLGLDLRKGGITGTSTANQMPNLGLGSLPTPLNTMASLISGSTPAPYAQAAASGGLGLSSTTQSSISVESSTSIPTSGSSGVTTNGAGTVLGSSPAHSSLSGSILGLVPGQSVAPGTSQVPQSSASTTPGVVGMLGSNGGNVGVVGAGVVNAAPARPPSGLKQNGSTSYSAVVAESSTESALSTPSQSQSSQPSSLSSSTSQPMDNGPSLISSITLPPSSPSPSFSDSTPGGGSLLNGPHSYTQASEGLKAPEPLSSLKAMAERAALGSGLDGEISNLHLTERSRNDIFSSSSAASGTPAAPQPSVSEVSIPPSLGVCPLGPTPLPKDQLYQQAMQESAWTHMPHPSDSERIRQYLMRNPCPTLPYHHQVPPHHSDSIEFYQRLSTETLFFIFYYLEGTKAQYLSAKALKKQSWRFHTKYMMWFQRHEEPKTITDEFEQGTYIYFDYEKWGQRKKEGFTFEYRYLEDRDLQ; encoded by the exons ATGGCTGACAAGAGAAAACTTCAAG GTGAGATCGATAGATGTTTGAAAAAAGTAGCCGAAGGTGTGGAACAGTTTGAAGATATTTGGCAAAAG CTCCACAATGCAGCCAATGCaaaccagaaagaaaaatatgaggCTGACCTCaagaaagagattaaaaaacTACAA CGATTGagagatcaaataaaaacatgggtGGCTTCAaacgagataaaagacaaaagGCAGCTAGTTGAGAACCGCAAACTTATAGAAACG CAAATGGAGCGGTTCAAAGTGGTTGAAcgtgaaactaaaacaaaagccTACTCTAAAGAAGGCTTGGGGCTTGCTCAGAAGGTGGATCCAGCTcagagggaaaaagaggaaacGGGACagtggctaaca AATACAATAGACACTCTAAATATGCAGGTGGATCAGTTTGAAAGTGAAGTGGAGTCACTCTCAGTTCAGACACGAAAAAAGAAGGGTGATAAAGAG AAGCAAGATCGTATTGAAGAGCTCAAGCGGTTGATCGAGAGGCATAGATTCCACATTCGCATGTTGGAGACTATTTTACGAATGCTGGACAATGACTCTGTGCCAGTGGATGCAATACAAAAGATCAAAGATGATGTTGAGTACTACATTGATTCCTCCCAAGACCCAGACTTTGAAGAGAACGAGTTCCTGTATGACGATTTAGACCTGGAAGACATCC ctGCAGCATTAGTTGCCACTTCTCCATCAGGTCAAGGCAATGTGGAAGATGATATGTATCTCCACTCCAGCAGCACTCCCACCTCCACAACCTCTTCTTCACCCATACCTCCATCCCCAGCCACTTGCACTGCT TCGCCTGTGAAGAATGGTACCCCATCCTTACTatcctccttttcttcttccacCACCTCTGGGTCCTCTTCATCCTCGTCCCTCATATCCATGGCGAGCGTTGTCGGTGGCATTCCTGCAGTTCCCACAAGCAGTAGTCTTATAGGAAGCTTCAGCAGTGCGGTGCAACAACATCAGCATCAATCtgcacagcagcagcaacaatctcaaccattaaaccagtcacagcaacaacagcagcagcagccacctCAGGCAAAACCTGTCCCCTCTAACACCCCTAGCCCACCGAGCAACCCTCTTCTCCACACATCCACTGCCCCCTCTCTTCCTACACCCAGCACACCTAGTTCATCAGCTCCCAATGCTCAGTCTCAGCCCACATCTGGGCCCTCTTCAGCAACCAGTTTGGGACTGGGACTGGGACTTGGACTGGGCCTGGATTTAAGAAAAGGTGGCATAACAGGGACCAGCACTGCCAACCAAATGCCAAATTTAGGCTTGGGTAGCCTCCCCACTCCTTTAAATACAATGGCAAGCCTCATTTCAGGGTCCACACCTGCCCCTTATGCTCAGGCAGCAGCATCAGGAGGCCTGGGTCTGAGCAGCACCACTCAGTCCAGCATTTCAGTGGAGAGCAGCACTTCCATCCCCACCTCTGGCTCCAGTGGAGTCACCACCAATGGCGCAGGGACAGTGCTAGGTTCCAGTCCAGCCCACAGCTCTCTAAGTGGGAGTATTTTGGGTCTGGTTCCTGGGCAGAGTGTGGCTCCTGGTACTTCACAGGTACCTCAAAGTTCTGCAAGCACCACCCCTGGAGTAGTTGGTATGTTGGGAAGCAATGGAGGAAACGTTGGTGTGGTTGGAGCTGGAGTAGTGAACGCTGCTCCTGCAAGACCACCAAGTGGACTGAAGCAAAATGGAAGCACAA GTTACAGTGCTGTAGTGGCAGAGAGCTCCACAGAATCTGCTCTAAGCACACCGAGCCAGTCACAAAGCAGCCAACCTTCATCTCTCAGTTCTTCAACCAGTCAACC GATGGACAATGGTCCCAGCTTAATTAGCTCCATCACCCTGCCCCCCAGCTCTCCGTCCCCCTCGTTCTCAGACAGCACACCAGGTGGAGGGAGTCTACTCAACGGACCCCATTCCTACACACAGGCCTCTGAGGGCCTCAAG GCGCCTGAGCCTCTCAGTTCTCTGAAGGCGATGGCTGAGAGAGCAGCGCTAGGGTCAGGCCTGGATGGAGAGATTTCCAACTTGCACCTGACTGAAAGAAGTCGAAACG ATATCTTCTCTAGTTCATCAGCAGCATCTGGCACACCTGCTGCCCCTCAGCCGTCCGTGTCGGAGGTCAGCATCCCCCCTTCACTTGGGGTCTGTCCGCTGGGCCCAACCCCTCTCCCCAAAGACCAGCTCTACCAGCAGGCCATGCAAGAGTCTGCATGGACTCACATGCCACATCCTTCTGACTCTGAAAGAATCAG GCAATACCTGATGAGGAATCCATGTCCCACCTTGCCCTACCACCATCAGGTACCACCACACCACTCTGACTCCATAGAGTTCTACCAGAGACTGTCCACAGAAACGCTGTTCTTCATCTTTTACTACCTGGAG GGCACCAAAGCTCAGTATCTATCTGCCAAGGCTCTGAAGAAACAGTCATGGAGGTTTCACACCAAATACATGATGTGGTTCCAGAGGCATGAAGAGCCCAAGACTATCACTGATGAGTTTGAACAG GGCACTTACATTTACTTTGATTATGAGAAATGGGGCCAGAGGAAGAAGGAGGGGTTCACCTTCGAGTACAGGTACCTCGAAGACCGAGACCTTCAGTGA
- the prpf31 gene encoding U4/U6 small nuclear ribonucleoprotein Prp31 yields the protein MSLADELLADLEEAGDEGEDGLYPEGEEGDSDGEAVPGRTDGGLEDIPEEMEVDYSKAESVASIAKLRNSKQFSEIMDKISGYIGKQRKNSDVSGPVEADPEYRLIVAANNLTVEIDNELNIIHKFTRDKYSKRFPELESLVPDSLDYIRTVKELGNNLEKCKNNETLQQILTNATIMVVSVTASTTQGSLLSDDELKQLEEACDMALELNQSKHKIYEYVESRMSFIAPNLSIIVGASTAAKIMGIAGGLTNLSKMPACNLMLLGAQRRTLSGFSSTSLLPHTGFIYHCDVVQSLPPDLRRKAARLVAAKCTLAARVDSFHESSDGKVGYDLKEEIERKFDKWQEPPPVKQVKPLPAPLDGQRKKRGGRRYRKMKERLGLTEIRKHANRMTFAEIEDDAYQEDLGFSLGQLGKSGSGRVRQAQVNEATKARISKSLQRTLQRQSMTYGGKSTVRDRSSGTSSSVAFTPLQGLEIVNPQAAEKKVAEANQKYFSNMAEFLKVKKESKM from the exons ATGTCTCTGGCAGATGAGCTCCTGGCTGACCTTGAGGAGGCTGGAGATGAGGGAGAGGATGGGCTGTATCCAGAGGGAGAGGAGGGTGATAGTGATGGTGAAGCAGTACCAGGAAGGACAGATGGGGGACTGGAAGACATTCCAGAGGAGATGGAAGTGGACTACAGTAAAGCTGAGAGTGTTGCATCCATTGCGAAGCTCCGCAATAGCAAACag TTTTCAGAGATCATGGACAAAATTTCAGGCTATATAGGAAAGCAACGCAAGAACTCAGATG TGTCTGGCCCTGTTGAGGCTGACCCAGAATACAGGCTGATTGTAGCAGCCAACAACCTCACAGTGGAGATCGACAATGAACTCA ATATCATTCACAAGTTTACAAGGGACAAATACTCCAAGAGGTTTCCAGAGCTCGAGTCTCTGGTGCCAGATTCTTTAGATTACATCAGAACAGTCAAA GAACTAGGAAACAATCTggagaaatgtaaaaacaatgaaacgCTGCAACAAATTCTAACCAATGCCACTATTATGGTTGTCAGTGTCACTGCATCAACTACACAGGG atcgTTGCTAAGTGACGATGAACTGAAGCAGTTAGAGGAAGCTTGTGACATGGCTCTGGAGCTAAACCAGTCTAAACACAAGATATACGAGTATGTAGAATCCAGAATGTCGTTCATAGCTCCGAACCTGTCCATCATTGTTGGAGCATCAACTGCTGCAAAGATCATGG GTATCGCTGGCGGCCTCACTAACCTCTCAAAGATGCCGGCCTGTAACCTGATGCTGCTGGGAGCCCAGAGGAGAACGCTGTCTGGCTTTAGCAGCACATCTTTGCTTCCCCACACAGGCTTCATCTATCACTGTGATGTTGTCCAGTCACTGCCACCT GACCTCAGGAGGAAGGCAGCTCGATTGGTGGCTGCAAAATGCACTCTAGCTGCCCGAGTGGACAGTTTCCATGAGAGTTCAGATGGAAAG GTTGGTTATGATTTAAAGGAAGAGATAGAGAGGAAGTTTGATAAATGGCAGGAGCCTCCACCAGTGAAGCAGGTGAAACCACTTCCAGCTCCACTGGAtggacagagaaagaaaagaggaggaaggag GTATCGAAAGATGAAGGAGCGGCTCGGCCTGACTGAGATCAGGAAACACGCCAACCGAATGACATTTGCAGAG ATTGAAGATGATGCCTATCAGGAGGATCTGGGTTTCAGTCTGGGCCAGCTGGGGAAGAGCGGCAGTGGCAGAGTCAGGCAGGCTCAGGTCAATGAAGCTACCAAGGCTCGAATCTCCAAATCACTGCAG AGGACATTGCAGAGGCAGAGCATGACATATGGAGGAAAGTCCACAGTCAGGGATCGCTCCTCAGGAACCAGCTCCAGTGTAGCTTTCACTCCCTTGCAG GGGCTGGAGATTGTAAACCCACAGGCGGCAGAGAAGAAGGTGGCTGAAGCCAACCAGAAATATTTCTCTAATATGGCAGAGTTCCTTAAAGTCAAGAAGGAGTCCAAGATGTGA
- the cnot3a gene encoding CCR4-NOT transcription complex subunit 3a isoform X1, with protein MADKRKLQGEIDRCLKKVAEGVEQFEDIWQKLHNAANANQKEKYEADLKKEIKKLQRLRDQIKTWVASNEIKDKRQLVENRKLIETQMERFKVVERETKTKAYSKEGLGLAQKVDPAQREKEETGQWLTNTIDTLNMQVDQFESEVESLSVQTRKKKGDKEKQDRIEELKRLIERHRFHIRMLETILRMLDNDSVPVDAIQKIKDDVEYYIDSSQDPDFEENEFLYDDLDLEDIPAALVATSPSGQGNVEDDMYLHSSSTPTSTTSSSPIPPSPATCTAENSEDDKKRGRSTDSEVSQSPVKNGTPSLLSSFSSSTTSGSSSSSSLISMASVVGGIPAVPTSSSLIGSFSSAVQQHQHQSAQQQQQSQPLNQSQQQQQQQPPQAKPVPSNTPSPPSNPLLHTSTAPSLPTPSTPSSSAPNAQSQPTSGPSSATSLGLGLGLGLGLDLRKGGITGTSTANQMPNLGLGSLPTPLNTMASLISGSTPAPYAQAAASGGLGLSSTTQSSISVESSTSIPTSGSSGVTTNGAGTVLGSSPAHSSLSGSILGLVPGQSVAPGTSQVPQSSASTTPGVVGMLGSNGGNVGVVGAGVVNAAPARPPSGLKQNGSTSYSAVVAESSTESALSTPSQSQSSQPSSLSSSTSQPMDNGPSLISSITLPPSSPSPSFSDSTPGGGSLLNGPHSYTQASEGLKAPEPLSSLKAMAERAALGSGLDGEISNLHLTERSRNDIFSSSSAASGTPAAPQPSVSEVSIPPSLGVCPLGPTPLPKDQLYQQAMQESAWTHMPHPSDSERIRQYLMRNPCPTLPYHHQVPPHHSDSIEFYQRLSTETLFFIFYYLEGTKAQYLSAKALKKQSWRFHTKYMMWFQRHEEPKTITDEFEQGTYIYFDYEKWGQRKKEGFTFEYRYLEDRDLQ; from the exons ATGGCTGACAAGAGAAAACTTCAAG GTGAGATCGATAGATGTTTGAAAAAAGTAGCCGAAGGTGTGGAACAGTTTGAAGATATTTGGCAAAAG CTCCACAATGCAGCCAATGCaaaccagaaagaaaaatatgaggCTGACCTCaagaaagagattaaaaaacTACAA CGATTGagagatcaaataaaaacatgggtGGCTTCAaacgagataaaagacaaaagGCAGCTAGTTGAGAACCGCAAACTTATAGAAACG CAAATGGAGCGGTTCAAAGTGGTTGAAcgtgaaactaaaacaaaagccTACTCTAAAGAAGGCTTGGGGCTTGCTCAGAAGGTGGATCCAGCTcagagggaaaaagaggaaacGGGACagtggctaaca AATACAATAGACACTCTAAATATGCAGGTGGATCAGTTTGAAAGTGAAGTGGAGTCACTCTCAGTTCAGACACGAAAAAAGAAGGGTGATAAAGAG AAGCAAGATCGTATTGAAGAGCTCAAGCGGTTGATCGAGAGGCATAGATTCCACATTCGCATGTTGGAGACTATTTTACGAATGCTGGACAATGACTCTGTGCCAGTGGATGCAATACAAAAGATCAAAGATGATGTTGAGTACTACATTGATTCCTCCCAAGACCCAGACTTTGAAGAGAACGAGTTCCTGTATGACGATTTAGACCTGGAAGACATCC ctGCAGCATTAGTTGCCACTTCTCCATCAGGTCAAGGCAATGTGGAAGATGATATGTATCTCCACTCCAGCAGCACTCCCACCTCCACAACCTCTTCTTCACCCATACCTCCATCCCCAGCCACTTGCACTGCT GAGAACTCAGAGGACGATAAGAAAAGGGGACGGTCGACAGACAGTGAAGTTAGTCAG TCGCCTGTGAAGAATGGTACCCCATCCTTACTatcctccttttcttcttccacCACCTCTGGGTCCTCTTCATCCTCGTCCCTCATATCCATGGCGAGCGTTGTCGGTGGCATTCCTGCAGTTCCCACAAGCAGTAGTCTTATAGGAAGCTTCAGCAGTGCGGTGCAACAACATCAGCATCAATCtgcacagcagcagcaacaatctcaaccattaaaccagtcacagcaacaacagcagcagcagccacctCAGGCAAAACCTGTCCCCTCTAACACCCCTAGCCCACCGAGCAACCCTCTTCTCCACACATCCACTGCCCCCTCTCTTCCTACACCCAGCACACCTAGTTCATCAGCTCCCAATGCTCAGTCTCAGCCCACATCTGGGCCCTCTTCAGCAACCAGTTTGGGACTGGGACTGGGACTTGGACTGGGCCTGGATTTAAGAAAAGGTGGCATAACAGGGACCAGCACTGCCAACCAAATGCCAAATTTAGGCTTGGGTAGCCTCCCCACTCCTTTAAATACAATGGCAAGCCTCATTTCAGGGTCCACACCTGCCCCTTATGCTCAGGCAGCAGCATCAGGAGGCCTGGGTCTGAGCAGCACCACTCAGTCCAGCATTTCAGTGGAGAGCAGCACTTCCATCCCCACCTCTGGCTCCAGTGGAGTCACCACCAATGGCGCAGGGACAGTGCTAGGTTCCAGTCCAGCCCACAGCTCTCTAAGTGGGAGTATTTTGGGTCTGGTTCCTGGGCAGAGTGTGGCTCCTGGTACTTCACAGGTACCTCAAAGTTCTGCAAGCACCACCCCTGGAGTAGTTGGTATGTTGGGAAGCAATGGAGGAAACGTTGGTGTGGTTGGAGCTGGAGTAGTGAACGCTGCTCCTGCAAGACCACCAAGTGGACTGAAGCAAAATGGAAGCACAA GTTACAGTGCTGTAGTGGCAGAGAGCTCCACAGAATCTGCTCTAAGCACACCGAGCCAGTCACAAAGCAGCCAACCTTCATCTCTCAGTTCTTCAACCAGTCAACC GATGGACAATGGTCCCAGCTTAATTAGCTCCATCACCCTGCCCCCCAGCTCTCCGTCCCCCTCGTTCTCAGACAGCACACCAGGTGGAGGGAGTCTACTCAACGGACCCCATTCCTACACACAGGCCTCTGAGGGCCTCAAG GCGCCTGAGCCTCTCAGTTCTCTGAAGGCGATGGCTGAGAGAGCAGCGCTAGGGTCAGGCCTGGATGGAGAGATTTCCAACTTGCACCTGACTGAAAGAAGTCGAAACG ATATCTTCTCTAGTTCATCAGCAGCATCTGGCACACCTGCTGCCCCTCAGCCGTCCGTGTCGGAGGTCAGCATCCCCCCTTCACTTGGGGTCTGTCCGCTGGGCCCAACCCCTCTCCCCAAAGACCAGCTCTACCAGCAGGCCATGCAAGAGTCTGCATGGACTCACATGCCACATCCTTCTGACTCTGAAAGAATCAG GCAATACCTGATGAGGAATCCATGTCCCACCTTGCCCTACCACCATCAGGTACCACCACACCACTCTGACTCCATAGAGTTCTACCAGAGACTGTCCACAGAAACGCTGTTCTTCATCTTTTACTACCTGGAG GGCACCAAAGCTCAGTATCTATCTGCCAAGGCTCTGAAGAAACAGTCATGGAGGTTTCACACCAAATACATGATGTGGTTCCAGAGGCATGAAGAGCCCAAGACTATCACTGATGAGTTTGAACAG GGCACTTACATTTACTTTGATTATGAGAAATGGGGCCAGAGGAAGAAGGAGGGGTTCACCTTCGAGTACAGGTACCTCGAAGACCGAGACCTTCAGTGA